In a genomic window of Carassius carassius chromosome 43, fCarCar2.1, whole genome shotgun sequence:
- the LOC132125232 gene encoding NAD(+) hydrolase SARM1-like isoform X2, translating into MVDKWSVDDTCHWLQTINLIDAKESFREQQIDGETLLGLTERMVERLFPVMKHQVTLMKELNKLKNLETEVPQISCTQQEPCENEGSFVAQPWPAVYNLPVFPPELQAALQRKDPSFKKKDKSHIRALLIQLLFDSITKYTWYSIVFNCIL; encoded by the exons ATGGTTGATAAATGGTCAGTAGATGACACGTGTCACTGGCTTCAAACTATAAACCTCATTGATGCAAAAGAAAGTTTCAGAG agcaACAAATTGATGGAGAGACTCTGCTGGGTCTCACAGAAAGGATGGTGGAAAGACTTTTTCCTGTAATGAAACATCAGGTGACACTTATGAAGGAGCTTAATAAGTTAAAAAA CCTGGAAACTGAAGTGCCTCAAATATCTTGTACTCA ACAAGAACCCTGTGAGAATGAGGGCTCATTTGTTGCCCAACCTTGGCCAGCAGTATACAACCTGCCTGTCTTTCCCCCTGAACTGCAAGCAGCTTTGCAGAGGAAGGATCCCAGCTTTAAGAAGAAGGACAAGTCTCACATCCGTGCATTACTGATTCAATTGTTGTTTGACAGCATCACTAAGTACACCTGGTACAGTattgtatttaattgtattttataa
- the LOC132125232 gene encoding uncharacterized protein LOC132125232 isoform X1, whose product MLSNWRTRRSGFWCSQGRRKNFILLTHMCMMILSILHYTTECSLLEQQIDGETLLGLTERMVERLFPVMKHQVTLMKELNKLKNLETEVPQISCTQQEPCENEGSFVAQPWPAVYNLPVFPPELQAALQRKDPSFKKKDKSHIRALLIQLLFDSITKYTWYSIVFNCIL is encoded by the exons ATGCTTTCAAATTGGAGGACCAGAAGGAGTGGATTCTGGTGCAGCCAGGGGAGGAGAAAGAATTTCATCCTCTTGACACATATGTGCATGATGATACTAAGTATATTACATTATACCACAGAGTGCAGTCTTCTAG agcaACAAATTGATGGAGAGACTCTGCTGGGTCTCACAGAAAGGATGGTGGAAAGACTTTTTCCTGTAATGAAACATCAGGTGACACTTATGAAGGAGCTTAATAAGTTAAAAAA CCTGGAAACTGAAGTGCCTCAAATATCTTGTACTCA ACAAGAACCCTGTGAGAATGAGGGCTCATTTGTTGCCCAACCTTGGCCAGCAGTATACAACCTGCCTGTCTTTCCCCCTGAACTGCAAGCAGCTTTGCAGAGGAAGGATCCCAGCTTTAAGAAGAAGGACAAGTCTCACATCCGTGCATTACTGATTCAATTGTTGTTTGACAGCATCACTAAGTACACCTGGTACAGTattgtatttaattgtattttataa